The sequence AGTTCACGCGAGCACGTACAACGTTGCTGAGCAACGGGTTGTCGAGCGAATTTGCCAGCGGCGGTCCGCTCTATGCACTGATCGGTGCGAACACGCTCGAAGAAGCGCTGAACTATGCCTCGGCGGGCGATTTCGACAAGGGCACCACGGGCGTGCAGCCTTTCCAGGAACGGTCGGTCAGCTTTGGTCGGATGACCGGACGTGCGGTGCTGGATTACCAGATTACGCCGGACAACCTTGTCTACCTGTCCTATTCGCGCGGCTACAAGTCGGGCGGCATCAACCCGCCGCTGTCGGTCGGTTCGGTCAATGACTCGTTCAAGCCGGAATCGGTCGACGCCTTCGAGTTCGGGTCGAAGAACCGGTTCGGTGCGCTGCAACTTAACCTGTCGGCGTTCTATTATCGCTACAAGGACCTGCAACTTAGCCGCATCACCGCGCGCACCTCGGTCAACGACAATATCAACGCCAACATCTATGGCGTCGAGGCCGAAGCGATCATGGCGCCGACCCGCAACCTGCTGGTCAACCTCTCCGCCAGCTACCTCAAGACCAAGGTCGCCGGAGACCAGTTCTTCGTGGATACCCGCGACGTTTCGGCGGGTCGTTCGGACACGGTGATCATCAAGGATATCACCCTGGGATCGAACTGCGCCGTTACCGGTGCGAGCGCGGCGGCGGCCAACGCCTTCGTCGGCGCAATCAACGGAAAGATCGGGCTGAAGGCTCCGACGCCGATACCGGGCACCAACACCACTGGCGCGTTCTCGATCTGCGGCGCTCTTGCCACGCAAGCTGCTGCCATCGGCAACCTGTTCGGCGGAATCCGGGTCAGCTCGGGCATCGAAAAGAACGTGAAGGGCAATCAGTTGCCACAGGCGCCCGAATTCAAGTGGTCCGCCGGCATCCAGTACACGATCGAGGCCGGCGAGATGTCGCTCGTTCCGCGTTTTGACATCAACTATACCGGCGAAAGCTACGGCACGATCTTCAACGGCAATATCAACCGCATCAAGGGCTTCGCGGTGATGAACGCGCAAGTCCAGCTCAATGGCAGGGATGACCGCTGGTTCCTGCGCGGCTATATCCAGAACATCGCCAACAACAACGCCACGACCGGCCTTTACGTGACCGATCAGTCGTCAGGCCTGTTCACCAATATCTTCACGCTGGAACCGCGTCGCTACGGTGTCGCGGCAGGCTTCAAGTTCTGAACTTCGTCATCAGACAAAAACTTGCGCCGGGACCAAATGGCTCCGGCGTTGCTTTCTGGGTCAATCGAACGCCGCACGGGGCATGCCCGAACCGTCGTAGACGGGCTGCTTGGCGGCCACGCGATATTTGTCGACTTCGGCACCGGTCATGCCGGAGTCCGCAAGATAGCCCGCCATGTCGCGGTAGAGCGGCCCGGCCAGATGGTCGGCAAGCGCTTCGATGCATTCCCATTCCTCA is a genomic window of Novosphingobium sp. MMS21-SN21R containing:
- a CDS encoding antibiotic biosynthesis monooxygenase, which produces MDRVTLWGWIDFEGKDAAAIARGGAQFILPTYDEPGCIHYVWNADALNPSRLWVYEEWECIEALADHLAGPLYRDMAGYLADSGMTGAEVDKYRVAAKQPVYDGSGMPRAAFD